In a single window of the Paenibacillus sp. MMS20-IR301 genome:
- a CDS encoding diguanylate cyclase, with protein sequence MIANGNYQILETISDHNIKAVYRCSEASTGETVILKVLKAEFTGTEAVMRFKQEYKLLSELSRHTTGVIRPLKLEEVNGLYIMVLEDISGRSLKQILVQEKPEQKELLQLAVKVVDILASIHEQNVIHKDIKPSNIIWNREQDIVQVIDFDLAVKLSKERREFQNSGVLEGSLLYISPEQTGRMNRNIDYRSDYYSLGVVLYEMMTGLRPFDAPEMLEQIYSIIAKEAVPPYMATGGKVSSGLSAVIMKLMEKSSEDRYRSAYGIKADLKKCLAETEEFVIGAEDRRDTFRIPQKIVGRQQELTRLVGAFRSSVKASSQLMLISGDAGVGKTALVHELHQTISREKGLFAEGKFDQYNKNIPYSALIQAFRRLISQLLESPDEDYKSYISRSLNQALDGNGRVIAGLIPELSALIQVQPDPEPLGPSEETNRFFMSFAKFVEGIIRNDKPLVLFLDDLQWADYSSLQLVEKLMLDNHLQRLFVILSYRQNEIHEGHPLFASIAKIEKNREVSRIHLSPLKEEDVQSLIADALYSTTDRVQELSGLVYKRSKGNSFFLTEILKDLHKRGLFYFDKLSGEWNWRLAQIASLPVNDNVVDFLVGQLQTLPEEVRSILMLSSAIGSEFDYSMLTLIADAPPEAIAAAVGRAVQEEFILPSDHRYAIFAGALGEPGGLPVQTGIRLKFAHDRIQQAFYQLLDAERGKKLHLSIGRLLLKNLDRGEVEEKLVDIAAHMNKGLEYISDSNERDEVIALNLRAAQKAKAGFGYDSAFLLLEAAITLLPPDSWSSDRGRTPEIYRVYAECSYLTHHVEQAEQACSLLLAHTTDPLGLAEIYEMQANHYMYLGMMPESIASGRRGLQVLGIHIPAKAGMVSVLKELLVIKAALRGRSPEGIFASPEMKDPQMKLVMRLLINFIPPSFISGETSLFGLVVLKKVGLTLKYGNSPESALAFIGYAMLLSGFGDTKGAFEFGRLGIRINDKFNDLQWKGAANVLYTLFCHSWTEPWDTLQEWFGTSIEASLKTGDLLYLAHSAFYVNLWNPSMDIAATLQESARTISMIENTKYKESLATAQLARQYFLSLAGELAERTSFNSEQFSEEVYLRELGEAKYYSGIAIYYIYKMKLLFTYEQHHEALKYIDKAYPIIGTLAGSAFMEEFALYTFLNLAYAYKDLSLNGKRKAKSRMRKEFGRVRKWAKHAPGTFLQHEYLMRAEWARIAGADDKAGHYYDLAIETSEQGSFVRYKALSNELAARFYYHKEFNEFAAYLLRQSAYYYSVWGAKEKIKFLNEQYPSIIRKINTKEFLHGRTVTDFTESIDLNSMIMASQAISKEIELNNLLEALMEIVIKNAGAQRGCILMISSANLLVEGEYKADTDRISVAMHEASRLEHLPLSIIKQVEESRESLIYNDAYSETPFVNDPYIVRHQPKSMVCMPLINQNKTIAIIYLENNLVTGVFTKERMKIINLLSREMVFSLENASLYSELERSEEKYRELVNNLQDGIFITQDNRCKYVNEALAQMLGYEMDEMLDQPFENFISPSDRDKVMHYYARRVEGKQAPYEYETRLVHKDKTRELIVIHKVIRIMYMDRPAIQGTVKDITERKKAEEELRRHKEHLEELVVERTKELEFNNKELNKYIGLIEQISITDELTGLYNRRYFNKLFLEEVEKAAAVKQHLTYLMLDIDYFKKYNDTYGHYEGDTVLRRVGQLLKELAEWAGGVAFRLGGEEFGIMVTGFTPQQSRDYAEMIRRSIAELRIQHDLSPEYGRITVSIGVAAVLVDGLREEDIYKLGDDALYQSKAEGRNCVTLFEQ encoded by the coding sequence ATGATTGCTAATGGCAACTATCAGATACTGGAAACCATTTCAGATCATAATATTAAAGCGGTTTACAGATGCAGCGAGGCTTCAACCGGAGAAACAGTCATTCTTAAGGTATTAAAAGCAGAATTTACCGGAACCGAGGCCGTGATGCGCTTTAAGCAGGAATATAAGCTGCTCTCCGAGCTCAGCCGCCATACTACAGGGGTAATCCGGCCGCTTAAGCTGGAGGAAGTAAACGGACTTTATATTATGGTACTGGAGGATATATCCGGGCGGTCGCTCAAGCAGATTCTGGTACAAGAGAAGCCGGAGCAGAAGGAGCTGCTGCAGCTGGCGGTTAAGGTTGTGGATATTCTCGCAAGTATCCATGAGCAGAACGTCATTCATAAGGATATCAAGCCGTCGAATATCATCTGGAACCGTGAACAGGATATTGTGCAGGTCATCGATTTCGATCTGGCCGTTAAGCTTTCTAAGGAAAGAAGGGAATTTCAGAACAGCGGTGTGCTGGAAGGCAGCCTGCTGTATATTTCCCCTGAGCAGACCGGCCGGATGAACCGCAATATTGATTACCGCAGTGATTATTACTCGCTGGGAGTTGTGCTGTATGAGATGATGACCGGACTCCGGCCGTTTGATGCCCCGGAAATGCTGGAGCAGATCTATTCCATCATTGCCAAGGAGGCCGTTCCTCCCTATATGGCAACCGGCGGCAAAGTGTCGAGCGGCTTATCGGCTGTCATCATGAAGCTGATGGAGAAGTCGTCAGAAGACAGATACCGCAGCGCGTATGGAATTAAGGCGGACCTGAAGAAATGTCTGGCCGAAACCGAAGAGTTCGTGATTGGAGCAGAGGACCGGCGGGACACCTTCCGGATTCCGCAAAAAATAGTCGGCAGGCAGCAGGAGCTGACCCGGCTCGTAGGGGCATTCCGCAGCAGTGTTAAAGCCAGCTCACAGCTGATGCTTATCTCCGGGGATGCAGGTGTAGGCAAGACAGCCCTGGTGCATGAGCTGCACCAGACCATCAGCCGGGAAAAGGGGCTGTTTGCCGAAGGGAAATTTGATCAGTATAACAAGAATATTCCTTACAGTGCTCTGATTCAGGCGTTCCGCCGGCTGATCAGCCAGCTGCTGGAGAGCCCCGATGAGGATTACAAAAGCTACATCAGCCGCTCCCTGAATCAGGCACTGGACGGCAACGGCCGGGTGATTGCCGGTTTAATTCCTGAGCTGTCCGCGCTCATTCAGGTTCAGCCGGATCCCGAGCCGCTGGGACCGTCGGAGGAGACTAACCGGTTCTTCATGAGCTTTGCCAAGTTTGTGGAAGGCATTATCCGGAATGATAAGCCGCTGGTCCTGTTCCTGGACGACCTCCAGTGGGCAGACTACTCCAGCCTGCAGCTTGTGGAGAAGCTGATGCTGGACAACCATCTGCAGCGGCTGTTTGTGATTCTCTCCTACCGGCAGAATGAAATTCATGAAGGTCACCCCCTGTTTGCTTCCATTGCCAAAATAGAGAAGAACCGTGAAGTATCGCGCATTCACTTGTCCCCCCTGAAGGAGGAGGATGTGCAGAGCCTGATTGCTGATGCCTTATACAGCACCACGGACCGGGTGCAGGAGCTGAGCGGCCTGGTCTATAAACGCTCCAAGGGTAATTCCTTCTTCCTGACGGAAATTCTGAAGGATCTGCACAAGCGGGGACTGTTCTATTTCGATAAGCTGAGCGGGGAATGGAACTGGAGGCTTGCACAGATCGCCAGCCTGCCGGTCAACGACAATGTGGTTGATTTCCTTGTCGGCCAGCTGCAGACGCTGCCGGAGGAAGTCCGCAGCATATTGATGCTCAGCTCGGCCATCGGCAGCGAATTCGATTACAGTATGCTGACACTAATCGCTGATGCACCTCCGGAGGCCATTGCCGCAGCGGTGGGCAGGGCGGTGCAGGAGGAATTCATTCTCCCGTCAGATCACAGATACGCAATCTTTGCCGGTGCGCTGGGTGAACCCGGCGGACTGCCGGTACAGACTGGTATCCGGCTCAAATTCGCCCATGACCGGATTCAGCAGGCCTTCTACCAGCTGCTTGATGCGGAGCGCGGAAAAAAACTCCATCTCAGTATCGGACGGCTGCTGCTGAAGAATCTGGACCGCGGGGAAGTTGAAGAGAAGCTTGTCGATATAGCTGCCCATATGAATAAGGGGCTCGAGTACATCAGCGACAGCAACGAGCGGGATGAGGTCATTGCCCTCAATCTGCGGGCGGCACAGAAAGCAAAAGCCGGCTTTGGCTACGACTCGGCGTTTCTTCTGCTGGAGGCGGCAATTACATTGCTCCCTCCGGACTCCTGGTCTTCAGACCGGGGCCGGACTCCGGAAATCTATAGAGTCTACGCGGAATGCAGCTATCTGACCCATCATGTGGAGCAGGCGGAGCAGGCCTGCAGCCTGCTGCTGGCCCACACCACAGATCCGCTGGGGCTTGCGGAAATATATGAAATGCAGGCCAATCATTATATGTATCTCGGCATGATGCCGGAATCGATTGCTTCAGGACGGCGGGGCCTTCAGGTGCTTGGCATTCATATTCCGGCGAAGGCCGGCATGGTCTCCGTGCTGAAGGAACTGCTCGTCATCAAGGCTGCGCTCCGGGGCCGGTCGCCGGAAGGGATCTTTGCCTCGCCGGAGATGAAAGATCCGCAGATGAAGCTGGTCATGCGGCTGCTGATTAACTTTATCCCGCCGTCCTTTATCTCAGGGGAGACTTCCCTGTTCGGCCTTGTGGTGCTCAAGAAGGTGGGACTGACGCTGAAATACGGCAATTCCCCGGAGTCTGCCCTTGCTTTTATCGGCTATGCCATGCTGTTGTCCGGCTTCGGTGATACGAAGGGGGCCTTTGAATTCGGGCGGCTTGGAATCAGAATCAACGATAAATTCAATGATCTGCAGTGGAAAGGGGCAGCTAATGTTCTCTATACACTGTTCTGCCATTCCTGGACTGAGCCTTGGGATACACTGCAGGAATGGTTCGGCACTTCAATTGAAGCGAGCTTGAAGACAGGAGATCTGCTCTATCTGGCCCATTCCGCCTTCTATGTGAATCTCTGGAACCCGTCGATGGATATTGCGGCCACTCTGCAGGAGAGTGCCCGCACCATCTCAATGATAGAGAACACGAAATATAAAGAATCACTGGCCACAGCACAGCTGGCCCGGCAATATTTCCTGAGCCTGGCCGGTGAACTGGCTGAGCGGACCTCATTCAACAGTGAACAGTTCAGCGAAGAGGTATATTTGCGTGAGCTCGGCGAGGCTAAATATTATTCAGGAATTGCCATTTACTATATCTACAAAATGAAGCTGTTATTCACTTACGAGCAGCATCATGAGGCGCTGAAGTATATTGACAAAGCCTACCCGATCATCGGCACGCTGGCCGGTTCAGCTTTTATGGAAGAATTCGCTTTATACACCTTCCTGAATCTGGCCTATGCCTATAAGGATTTATCCCTGAACGGCAAACGTAAGGCAAAGTCGAGAATGCGCAAGGAATTCGGCCGGGTCCGCAAATGGGCCAAGCATGCCCCCGGTACCTTCCTGCAGCATGAGTATTTAATGCGGGCCGAATGGGCCCGGATTGCCGGTGCCGATGATAAGGCCGGCCATTACTATGACCTGGCGATCGAAACCAGCGAGCAAGGGAGCTTTGTCCGGTATAAGGCGCTCAGCAATGAGCTGGCGGCGAGATTTTATTATCATAAGGAGTTCAATGAATTCGCAGCCTATCTGCTCAGGCAATCCGCTTATTACTATTCGGTCTGGGGGGCCAAAGAGAAGATTAAGTTCCTCAATGAACAGTACCCGTCAATCATCAGGAAGATCAACACCAAGGAGTTTCTGCACGGGCGAACCGTTACAGATTTCACTGAAAGTATTGATCTGAACTCGATGATTATGGCTTCCCAGGCGATCTCGAAGGAAATCGAGCTGAACAATCTGCTAGAGGCACTGATGGAGATTGTAATCAAAAATGCGGGGGCGCAGCGGGGCTGCATCCTGATGATTTCCAGTGCAAACCTGCTGGTCGAAGGGGAGTATAAAGCGGATACCGACCGGATTTCGGTAGCAATGCATGAGGCCTCGCGGCTGGAGCATTTGCCGTTATCGATCATTAAGCAGGTGGAAGAGAGCAGAGAGAGCCTCATCTATAATGACGCATACTCCGAGACTCCATTCGTGAATGATCCTTATATTGTTCGGCATCAGCCGAAATCCATGGTCTGTATGCCGCTGATCAACCAGAACAAGACGATTGCCATCATCTATCTGGAGAATAATCTGGTTACTGGTGTATTCACCAAGGAGCGGATGAAGATTATCAATCTGCTCTCCAGGGAAATGGTCTTCTCGCTGGAGAATGCCAGCCTCTATTCCGAGCTGGAGCGTTCGGAGGAGAAATACCGGGAGCTGGTCAACAATCTGCAGGACGGGATCTTTATTACCCAGGACAACCGCTGCAAATATGTGAATGAGGCGCTTGCGCAGATGCTGGGCTATGAGATGGACGAAATGCTGGATCAGCCGTTTGAGAACTTCATCAGCCCTTCCGACCGCGATAAGGTCATGCACTATTACGCAAGGCGTGTTGAAGGCAAGCAGGCGCCTTATGAGTATGAGACCCGGCTGGTTCACAAGGATAAGACCCGTGAGCTGATTGTGATTCATAAGGTAATCCGGATTATGTATATGGACAGGCCGGCAATTCAGGGAACCGTCAAGGATATTACCGAACGGAAGAAGGCGGAAGAAGAGCTGCGGAGGCATAAAGAGCATCTGGAAGAGCTTGTAGTGGAGCGGACGAAGGAGCTGGAATTCAATAATAAGGAATTGAACAAGTATATCGGGCTGATTGAACAGATTTCAATTACCGATGAGCTGACCGGACTGTATAACCGCAGATATTTCAACAAGCTGTTCCTGGAAGAGGTAGAGAAGGCAGCTGCGGTGAAGCAGCATTTGACCTACCTGATGCTCGATATTGATTATTTCAAAAAATACAATGATACGTACGGGCACTATGAAGGTGATACTGTACTGCGCAGAGTCGGGCAGCTGCTGAAAGAGCTGGCTGAGTGGGCCGGCGGGGTAGCCTTCCGCCTGGGCGGGGAGGAATTCGGAATTATGGTCACCGGCTTCACCCCGCAGCAGTCCCGGGATTACGCCGAAATGATCCGCAGAAGCATTGCCGAGCTGCGGATTCAGCATGATCTTAGCCCGGAATACGGGCGGATTACGGTGTCCATTGGTGTAGCCGCTGTTCTTGTGGATGGACTCCGCGAGGAGGATATCTACAAGCTGGGCGATGATGCACTGTATCAATCCAAAGCAGAGGGCCGGAACTGTGTCACGCTGTTTGAGCAATAA
- a CDS encoding methyl-accepting chemotaxis protein, with product MSNVNETEMEQLLQSLKISLPLVQRLFPIDVMFALADTDKFIYYLPGTELDIRIQEGAAIPQNGGIRTALVKGEEVSANIPKEIYGLPFKSSSMPIHDQNGAIAGVFTIGISLSNQETLSEAANALAVTSEEISSTSEEIAGTASDLANTVNDLKELGQRVVTDLQQTDEILEFIRKVADNSNLLGLNAAIEAAHAAEHGRGFGIVAQEIRKMSVSSASSAKDIAGILQLIKQNISQMDAILMDCLAQSERQAAATEEITASMQQLAASAVEIEKIARLI from the coding sequence ATGAGCAACGTAAACGAAACAGAAATGGAGCAATTGCTGCAATCCTTAAAAATATCTTTACCTCTGGTACAGCGTCTATTCCCAATAGATGTAATGTTTGCCTTAGCCGATACGGATAAGTTCATTTATTATCTGCCGGGGACAGAATTGGATATCCGCATACAAGAAGGGGCAGCGATTCCGCAGAACGGGGGAATTCGGACTGCGCTGGTCAAGGGAGAAGAGGTCAGTGCTAACATTCCAAAAGAAATCTACGGGTTGCCCTTCAAATCATCATCTATGCCGATCCATGACCAGAACGGGGCGATAGCAGGTGTGTTTACTATCGGAATCAGTCTTAGTAATCAGGAAACGCTTAGTGAAGCGGCAAATGCTCTGGCAGTGACCTCTGAAGAAATCAGCTCGACTTCTGAGGAGATCGCGGGAACAGCTTCTGATCTTGCCAACACAGTAAATGATCTGAAGGAGCTGGGCCAGCGGGTAGTAACGGATCTTCAGCAAACAGACGAGATTCTGGAGTTCATCCGTAAGGTGGCAGACAACTCCAATCTGCTGGGCTTAAATGCTGCGATAGAAGCGGCACATGCTGCTGAACATGGACGGGGCTTCGGCATTGTTGCGCAAGAGATCCGCAAAATGTCAGTATCCAGCGCTTCATCAGCTAAGGATATTGCCGGTATCCTGCAGTTGATCAAGCAGAATATCAGCCAGATGGATGCCATACTCATGGATTGTCTGGCCCAAAGCGAACGTCAGGCTGCAGCTACTGAGGAGATCACCGCTTCAATGCAGCAGCTCGCTGCTTCAGCTGTAGAGATAGAGAAGATCGCAAGGCTGATCTGA
- a CDS encoding asparaginase, translating into MIIPAPEVNFKASPFYNPSLKNVVILATGGTIAGSGEAHKTLNYEPGALPVQDLLDSVPHLERVANCAGVQVSNLCSADITSEHWLTLAALINTLALREDVHGFVITHGTDTLDETSYFLNLVLKTDKPVIITGSMRPATAISADGPLNLYQSVALAANPDASGQGVMVVFAEGIYSGRDVQKVNTFKANAFDERDFGCLGYMRDAQAFFYTRSLKKHTTDAQFNVSALAELPEVSVAYFHVDANPGILDYLATISKGIVIAGAGGGIYSKPWIDKVGELKNNNIPVVRCSRISSGITLKDSYIDLSANSIPCNSLVPQKARILLSLALTQTTSYDEIAAMFNEY; encoded by the coding sequence ATGATTATTCCAGCTCCTGAAGTTAATTTTAAAGCTTCCCCTTTTTATAATCCCAGCCTCAAAAATGTAGTTATCCTTGCTACCGGCGGCACCATTGCCGGCAGCGGTGAAGCGCATAAAACATTAAATTACGAGCCGGGTGCCCTGCCGGTTCAAGATCTGCTGGACAGTGTGCCGCACCTGGAGCGGGTAGCCAATTGCGCCGGCGTGCAGGTCAGCAATCTGTGCAGTGCGGATATTACCAGTGAGCACTGGCTGACGCTCGCAGCACTCATTAATACGCTCGCACTCCGGGAGGATGTGCACGGCTTCGTAATCACCCACGGCACAGATACCCTGGATGAGACCTCTTACTTTCTGAACCTGGTGCTCAAAACCGACAAGCCGGTCATTATCACCGGGTCCATGCGGCCGGCTACGGCAATTAGTGCAGACGGGCCGCTGAATCTGTATCAGTCTGTAGCGCTCGCAGCCAATCCGGATGCATCCGGGCAGGGGGTAATGGTTGTATTTGCCGAAGGCATCTATAGCGGCCGGGATGTGCAGAAGGTGAATACCTTCAAAGCCAATGCCTTTGATGAGCGTGATTTCGGCTGTCTTGGCTATATGCGTGACGCGCAGGCTTTCTTCTACACCCGTTCCCTCAAGAAGCATACTACAGACGCACAATTTAATGTCTCTGCCTTGGCAGAGCTGCCGGAAGTCTCCGTAGCCTACTTCCACGTGGATGCGAATCCCGGCATTCTTGATTATCTCGCTACCATCTCAAAGGGAATTGTGATAGCCGGAGCAGGCGGAGGGATATACAGCAAGCCGTGGATTGATAAGGTCGGCGAGCTCAAGAACAATAATATTCCGGTAGTCCGCTGTTCACGGATCTCCAGCGGAATCACGCTCAAGGATTCATATATTGATCTGTCTGCCAATTCAATCCCCTGCAACAGCCTTGTCCCGCAGAAAGCAAGAATTCTGCTGTCCCTGGCCTTGACCCAAACGACCAGCTACGATGAAATCGCCGCGATGTTTAACGAGTATTAA
- a CDS encoding MBL fold metallo-hydrolase, translating into MFTIEQVAQGVWAAVVTPGSGAVGNASIIDLGDFTVIVDTFSLPEAAKGLRMQAEQLTAKPVKYIINTHYHGDHHYGNQEFADCIIISTEQTREVLTSNAPPELKVWLESLQKQITALQEDWEVAAEQRLKEDLGYEIAEKEALLKAAPGIRRVTAGVTFQDTMDIHGSARSIQLLTYGGGHTCSDAMVYIADVQVLIAGDLGLNQSHPAMLHGFPEAWAGILERIGQDIDFKVLIPGHGGVAGPECLQEMLSYLKAIQSYAAAAVQSGTSADDWLAGGIPAPFHEWTFSHVFSWNFRWLYNQYSRN; encoded by the coding sequence ATGTTTACGATTGAACAAGTAGCACAGGGAGTGTGGGCGGCGGTGGTCACCCCGGGCAGCGGCGCAGTGGGCAATGCTTCAATTATTGATCTGGGTGATTTCACGGTAATTGTGGATACCTTCAGTCTGCCTGAGGCTGCGAAAGGACTGCGTATGCAGGCAGAGCAGCTGACCGCCAAGCCGGTCAAATACATAATTAATACACATTATCACGGAGATCATCATTACGGGAATCAGGAGTTTGCCGATTGCATTATTATCTCTACAGAGCAGACGCGGGAAGTGCTGACAAGTAATGCACCACCGGAGCTGAAGGTATGGCTGGAATCTCTGCAGAAGCAGATTACAGCATTGCAGGAAGACTGGGAGGTAGCGGCTGAACAGCGTCTGAAGGAAGACCTTGGGTATGAAATTGCCGAAAAAGAGGCCCTGCTGAAGGCGGCACCCGGCATCCGCAGGGTTACGGCAGGGGTAACGTTCCAGGATACAATGGATATACATGGATCTGCCAGAAGCATACAGCTGCTCACCTACGGGGGCGGACATACATGCAGTGATGCCATGGTGTACATAGCGGATGTACAAGTCTTGATCGCCGGAGATCTGGGGCTGAATCAGTCTCATCCTGCAATGCTGCACGGGTTCCCTGAAGCATGGGCCGGAATCCTGGAACGGATTGGACAGGATATTGATTTCAAGGTGCTGATTCCCGGACACGGAGGGGTTGCCGGACCGGAGTGCCTCCAGGAAATGCTGAGTTATCTTAAGGCAATTCAAAGCTACGCGGCAGCTGCGGTGCAGAGCGGGACAAGTGCCGATGACTGGCTTGCCGGAGGCATCCCGGCGCCGTTCCATGAATGGACGTTCAGCCACGTCTTCAGCTGGAATTTCCGCTGGTTGTACAATCAGTATAGCCGGAACTGA
- a CDS encoding GNAT family N-acetyltransferase, translated as MMLKLDSRNYAAASLALESVHINTLFAGAVLKGETSGEVYVDNLQQPRTFYVAHAYGMSLVFGDSGNADFNRSLCDYITNKAGERHSTEWLQADPAGDWTPLIDSIRSMHNSTLKQSANLPEAEDLRRIERNTRVNFTFNREAYVLAKEQWFRHDAEIVRMTAELFSNQDGGVIARFFWRDQEHFLTSGAGFTLLHEGKNASTAFSAYRTENQLEIGIESAAAHRGRHYAFSVCAALIDYCLEHGLEPVWGCRQENEPSYRLAQKLGFRVSLTLPYYRLAQ; from the coding sequence ATGATGCTGAAGCTGGATAGCCGGAACTATGCTGCTGCTTCGCTTGCACTTGAGAGCGTGCATATCAATACATTGTTTGCCGGTGCAGTGCTTAAAGGAGAGACTTCAGGTGAAGTGTATGTGGACAACCTGCAGCAGCCCCGGACTTTTTATGTAGCCCATGCTTATGGAATGTCGCTGGTATTTGGAGATTCCGGCAACGCTGATTTTAACAGGAGCCTATGTGACTATATCACCAATAAGGCCGGGGAGAGGCATTCAACTGAGTGGCTGCAGGCTGATCCGGCCGGAGACTGGACTCCCCTGATTGATTCTATCCGCTCTATGCATAACAGTACACTGAAACAGTCGGCTAACCTGCCGGAAGCGGAGGATTTAAGAAGAATAGAACGGAATACAAGGGTCAATTTCACGTTTAACCGCGAAGCGTATGTGCTGGCTAAAGAGCAATGGTTCCGGCATGATGCCGAGATCGTAAGGATGACTGCAGAACTGTTCTCAAACCAGGACGGTGGGGTAATTGCGCGGTTCTTCTGGCGGGATCAAGAGCATTTCCTCACATCAGGAGCAGGGTTTACTCTGCTGCATGAAGGGAAGAATGCCTCGACGGCATTCTCGGCTTACCGTACAGAGAATCAGCTGGAGATCGGGATTGAATCTGCAGCAGCACACCGCGGCCGGCATTATGCCTTCTCAGTCTGCGCTGCCCTGATCGATTATTGCCTGGAGCACGGGCTGGAGCCGGTGTGGGGCTGCCGCCAGGAGAATGAGCCTTCTTACAGGCTGGCGCAGAAGCTGGGCTTCCGTGTATCGCTGACCCTGCCATACTACCGCTTGGCACAGTAA
- a CDS encoding helix-turn-helix domain-containing protein: MKQGKRVSLNVIRDYIAEHYHEPLSLDQLAGMAGLRPKYFGELFKKTFGQSLMDYLTGLRMGRAKQYLQESDYLLREIAHKVGYSDEFYFSRKFKKETGVAPSAFIRQPLRRIAACSAAAVGQLLALDIIPVAAPLDAKWTSYYYNKYYEAIEIHLRVDLMDQELERDKLIKSRTDAIIGHDAWDPQWEEHLLRNSQNLFIPREEERWDEQLRAIAVFLGRELQLELWLQRFAARSALAREQVAAVAGEERCMVLRLYEGELHAYCNRGIRDVIFGELALRPAYTRGGPLYNEPVTLEEVRLLNPERLMLIICPDFTTRRHWLSLQHSGSWRSLSAVQAGKVDLLPSDPWFEYSAVALDRMLEEAVLMLTGNSPNPEQDTVHGYPAVYPL; encoded by the coding sequence GTGAAGCAGGGGAAGCGGGTCAGTCTGAACGTAATCCGGGATTATATCGCGGAGCATTATCATGAACCGCTGTCCCTGGATCAGCTGGCCGGGATGGCCGGGCTGCGGCCGAAGTATTTTGGCGAATTGTTCAAAAAAACCTTCGGGCAGAGTCTGATGGATTATCTGACCGGCCTGAGAATGGGCAGAGCGAAGCAGTATTTGCAGGAATCGGATTATCTGCTGCGCGAAATTGCCCATAAGGTCGGCTATAGCGATGAGTTCTATTTCAGCCGTAAATTTAAAAAGGAGACAGGAGTTGCCCCCTCGGCATTCATCAGGCAGCCGCTGCGGCGGATCGCCGCCTGCTCGGCTGCTGCGGTCGGCCAGCTGCTTGCCCTGGATATCATCCCGGTAGCCGCGCCGCTTGATGCCAAATGGACCTCTTATTATTACAACAAGTATTATGAGGCTATTGAGATTCATCTCCGGGTCGATCTGATGGATCAGGAGCTTGAACGGGATAAGCTGATTAAGTCCAGAACAGATGCCATCATCGGCCATGATGCCTGGGACCCGCAGTGGGAGGAGCATCTGCTGCGTAACAGCCAGAATCTGTTCATTCCCCGGGAAGAAGAGCGCTGGGATGAACAGCTCCGGGCGATTGCCGTATTTCTGGGCAGAGAGCTGCAGCTTGAATTGTGGCTTCAGCGGTTCGCGGCCAGGTCTGCCCTGGCCAGAGAACAGGTGGCTGCCGTGGCTGGAGAGGAACGCTGCATGGTGCTGCGGCTGTACGAAGGTGAATTGCATGCTTACTGCAACAGGGGGATCCGGGATGTGATCTTTGGCGAGCTGGCCCTGAGGCCGGCATATACACGCGGAGGTCCGCTGTACAACGAGCCGGTCACACTTGAGGAGGTCCGCTTATTGAATCCGGAGCGTTTAATGCTTATTATCTGTCCGGACTTCACCACCAGAAGGCACTGGCTGAGCCTGCAGCACAGCGGCAGCTGGCGCAGCCTGAGTGCTGTACAGGCAGGGAAGGTAGATCTGCTGCCATCGGATCCCTGGTTTGAATATTCGGCGGTTGCCCTCGACCGCATGCTGGAAGAGGCGGTGCTGATGCTGACAGGAAATAGTCCAAACCCTGAGCAGGATACTGTCCATGGCTACCCTGCGGTCTATCCTTTATAA